The Bradyrhizobium sp. WBAH42 genome includes a window with the following:
- a CDS encoding CopG family transcriptional regulator, protein MADNVRELRPKVPDTEKITINLGYVDLGHVDLMVQEGFYSNRTDFIRTAIRNQLERHAEVVRQSTVRKNLDLGLRNYAREDLEAARRAGEMLQINVLGLATIAQDVTPELARATIASVSVLGALHATPAVKAALADRMR, encoded by the coding sequence ATGGCCGATAATGTGCGCGAGCTGCGCCCCAAGGTCCCCGACACCGAGAAGATCACGATCAACCTTGGCTATGTCGACCTCGGTCATGTCGATCTCATGGTGCAGGAAGGGTTCTATTCGAACCGGACCGATTTCATTCGGACAGCAATCCGGAACCAGCTCGAGCGCCACGCGGAGGTCGTCAGACAATCCACGGTCCGGAAGAACCTAGACCTCGGGCTGCGCAACTACGCGCGCGAGGATCTCGAAGCGGCGCGCCGCGCCGGCGAGATGCTGCAGATCAATGTTTTGGGCTTGGCCACTATCGCCCAAGACGTCACTCCCGAGTTGGCTCGCGCCACGATCGCGTCGGTCTCGGTGCTGGGGGCCCTCCACGCCACTCCCGCGGTCAAGGCCGCTCTCGCCGACAGAATGAGGTGA
- a CDS encoding TetR/AcrR family transcriptional regulator, giving the protein MVYRRTHQVVKRLAARRSAILAAAREAAAEGGMAAVQIAPVAVRANVAAGTVYRYFPSKAELISELIAEVSRDELAAIRRAADAAPGPSSALAAAVTTVAVHTLSQRRLAWGILAEPVDVDVSASRLASRREIAGEIASRIDAAVRAGHLPAQDTALAATALLGALHEALVGPLAPDNLEDPVKMRDAVQTVTLLALRAVGVMDARARGLVVQQTLLPTTKALVGA; this is encoded by the coding sequence ATGGTTTATCGGCGGACGCATCAAGTGGTGAAGCGCCTTGCGGCGCGGCGCAGCGCGATTTTGGCGGCAGCGCGGGAGGCAGCGGCGGAAGGGGGCATGGCGGCGGTGCAGATCGCGCCGGTCGCGGTCCGGGCCAATGTCGCAGCCGGCACCGTCTATCGCTATTTCCCCTCCAAGGCCGAGCTGATCTCCGAGCTCATTGCCGAGGTCTCCCGCGACGAGCTCGCGGCGATCCGCCGGGCGGCCGATGCCGCGCCGGGGCCGTCCTCGGCGCTGGCGGCTGCGGTCACCACAGTGGCGGTCCATACGCTGTCGCAGCGTAGGCTGGCCTGGGGCATCCTGGCCGAGCCGGTCGATGTCGATGTCAGCGCCTCCCGCCTCGCTAGCCGGCGCGAGATCGCCGGCGAGATCGCCTCCCGGATCGACGCTGCGGTGCGCGCCGGCCATCTGCCGGCGCAGGACACCGCGCTCGCCGCCACCGCGCTGCTTGGGGCGCTGCATGAGGCTCTCGTTGGGCCGCTCGCGCCCGACAATCTCGAAGATCCCGTCAAGATGCGCGATGCGGTGCAGACGGTGACGCTGCTGGCGCTGCGCGCCGTCGGCGTCATGGACGCCCGCGCCCGCGGCCTCGTGGTCCAGCAGACGCTGCTGCCGACGACCAAGGCGCTGGTCGGCGCGTAG
- the pyk gene encoding pyruvate kinase has translation MRRLRRIKILATLGPASSDLAMIRRLFEAGADLFRINMSHTPHDKMRELVATIRNVESSYGRPIGILVDLQGPKLRLGSFAEGAIQLQNGQTFTLDSDKAPGDATRVNLPHPEILAALRPGHALLLDDGKVRLIAEETSKEHAVTRVVVGGKMSDRKGVSLPDTDLPVSAMTPKDRADLEAALVTGVDWIALSFVQRADDVIEAKKMIRGRAAVMAKIEKPQAIDRLADIIEASDALMVARGDLGVELPLERVPSLQKQMTRMARRAGKPVVIATQMLESMIQSPVPTRAEVSDVATAVYEGADAIMLSAESAAGKFPVEAVSTMNRIGEEVERDPTYRSVIMAQRPAPESTAGDAIADAARQIAETLDLPALICWTSSGSTAVRVARERPKPPIVAITPNITAGRRLAVAWGVHCVVAEDARDQDDMVSRAGQIAFRDGFVRAGQRVIIVAGVPLGIPGTTNMVRIASVGPEGDANL, from the coding sequence ATGAGGCGTCTTCGCCGTATCAAGATTCTCGCGACCCTGGGACCGGCCTCTTCAGACCTCGCGATGATCCGCCGCCTGTTCGAGGCCGGCGCTGACCTGTTCCGCATCAACATGAGCCACACCCCGCATGACAAGATGCGGGAGCTGGTCGCGACGATCCGCAACGTCGAGTCTAGCTACGGTCGGCCGATCGGCATCCTGGTCGACCTGCAGGGCCCGAAGCTGAGACTGGGCTCCTTTGCCGAGGGGGCGATCCAGCTCCAGAACGGCCAGACCTTCACGCTGGATTCCGACAAGGCGCCGGGCGATGCCACGCGCGTCAATCTCCCGCATCCGGAGATCCTGGCCGCGCTGCGGCCCGGCCATGCGCTGCTGCTCGACGACGGCAAGGTGCGGCTGATCGCGGAGGAGACCTCGAAAGAGCATGCGGTGACCCGTGTCGTGGTCGGCGGCAAGATGAGCGACCGCAAGGGCGTCAGCCTGCCCGACACCGATTTGCCGGTCTCGGCGATGACGCCCAAGGACCGCGCCGACCTCGAGGCCGCCCTCGTCACCGGCGTCGATTGGATCGCGCTGTCCTTCGTGCAGCGCGCCGACGACGTGATCGAGGCCAAGAAGATGATCCGCGGCCGCGCCGCCGTGATGGCCAAGATCGAGAAGCCGCAGGCGATCGACCGCCTCGCCGACATCATCGAGGCTTCCGATGCGCTGATGGTGGCCCGCGGCGACCTCGGCGTCGAGCTGCCGCTGGAGCGGGTGCCGAGCCTGCAGAAGCAGATGACGCGGATGGCGCGCCGCGCCGGCAAGCCGGTGGTGATCGCGACCCAGATGCTGGAATCGATGATCCAGTCGCCGGTGCCGACCCGCGCCGAAGTCTCCGACGTCGCCACCGCGGTCTATGAGGGTGCCGACGCCATCATGCTGTCCGCGGAATCGGCCGCCGGCAAATTCCCGGTCGAGGCGGTCTCGACCATGAACCGCATCGGCGAGGAGGTCGAGCGCGACCCGACCTACCGTTCGGTGATCATGGCCCAGCGCCCGGCACCGGAATCCACCGCGGGCGATGCCATCGCCGACGCCGCCCGGCAGATCGCCGAGACGCTCGACCTGCCGGCCTTGATCTGCTGGACCTCGTCGGGCTCGACCGCCGTGCGCGTGGCGCGCGAGCGGCCGAAGCCGCCGATCGTGGCGATCACGCCGAACATCACCGCCGGCCGCCGGCTCGCGGTTGCCTGGGGCGTGCATTGCGTGGTGGCGGAAGACGCGCGCGACCAGGACGACATGGTCAGCCGCGCCGGCCAGATCGCGTTCCGGGACGGCTTCGTCCGCGCCGGCCAGCGCGTGATCATCGTCGCCGGCGTGCCGCTCGGCATCCCCGGCACCACCAACATGGTACGGATCGCCTCGGTCGGCCCCGAGGGCGACGCCAACCTGTAA
- a CDS encoding DUF1036 domain-containing protein encodes MIWYSFRDDEPATKFAKDQLKSIISLPARLVPVLVVALLCLAASPASADFRLCNNTSSRVGIALGYKDAEGWTTEGWWNISSRSCETLLRGTLVARYYYIYAIDYDRGGEWSGQAFMCSRDKEFTIRGTEDCLARGYDRTGYFEVDTGEQRAWTVQLTDANEQPAQQRVPGLPGPVGPGGVPGLPNSPPGATPPGSPGLPPPPGNKP; translated from the coding sequence ATGATCTGGTATAGCTTCCGCGACGACGAGCCCGCGACGAAATTTGCCAAGGACCAGCTCAAATCCATCATCTCCCTGCCCGCCCGGTTGGTCCCGGTGCTGGTGGTCGCCCTGCTGTGCCTTGCCGCCAGCCCCGCCTCCGCCGATTTCCGCCTCTGCAACAACACCTCGAGCCGGGTCGGGATTGCGCTCGGCTACAAGGATGCCGAGGGCTGGACCACCGAGGGCTGGTGGAACATCTCGTCCCGCTCCTGCGAGACGTTGCTGCGGGGCACGCTGGTCGCCCGCTATTACTACATCTACGCCATCGACTACGACCGCGGCGGCGAATGGTCGGGCCAGGCCTTCATGTGCTCGCGCGACAAGGAGTTCACCATCCGCGGCACCGAGGATTGCCTGGCGCGCGGCTACGACCGCACCGGCTATTTCGAGGTCGACACCGGCGAGCAGCGGGCCTGGACGGTGCAGCTGACCGACGCCAACGAACAGCCGGCGCAGCAACGCGTGCCTGGCCTGCCCGGTCCGGTGGGCCCGGGCGGGGTTCCGGGTTTGCCCAATAGCCCGCCCGGTGCTACGCCCCCGGGCTCGCCCGGCCTGCCACCCCCGCCTGGAAATAAGCCATGA
- a CDS encoding DUF1244 domain-containing protein: protein MAIDDKTRTELEAAAFRRLVEHLRSRTDVQNIDLMNLAGFCRNCLSNWLKDAADAQGVALSKDESREAVYGMPYETWKAKHQGTATPEQIEAMKKVHPHGH from the coding sequence ATGGCCATCGACGACAAAACCAGAACGGAGCTCGAGGCGGCCGCTTTCCGGCGCCTGGTCGAGCATCTGCGGAGCCGGACGGACGTCCAGAACATCGACTTGATGAATCTGGCCGGTTTCTGCCGCAACTGCCTCTCCAACTGGCTGAAGGACGCCGCGGATGCCCAGGGCGTCGCCTTGAGCAAGGACGAGAGCCGGGAGGCCGTCTACGGCATGCCCTACGAGACCTGGAAGGCGAAGCATCAGGGCACGGCCACGCCCGAGCAGATCGAGGCGATGAAGAAGGTCCATCCCCACGGGCATTGA
- a CDS encoding DUF2312 domain-containing protein — MATSAAVRDDEPATKFAKDQLKSIIERIERLEEEKKAISDDIRDVYAESKGNGYDVKALRTIVRLRKQDPNERAEAETILETYMQALGML, encoded by the coding sequence ATGGCCACCTCCGCCGCCGTCCGCGACGACGAGCCCGCGACGAAATTTGCCAAGGACCAGCTCAAATCCATCATCGAGCGCATCGAGCGGCTGGAGGAAGAGAAGAAGGCGATCTCCGACGACATCCGCGACGTCTATGCCGAGAGCAAAGGCAACGGCTACGACGTCAAGGCGCTGCGCACCATCGTGCGCCTGCGCAAGCAGGACCCCAACGAGCGTGCCGAGGCCGAGACGATCCTTGAAACCTACATGCAGGCGCTGGGGATGCTCTGA
- a CDS encoding adenylate/guanylate cyclase domain-containing protein, which yields MDVPGPERRLAAVLAADMVGFSRLMEVDEAGTLARLKTHRVELIDPAIAKNRGRIIKTTGDGMLAEFHSVVDAVLCAAEVQRRMARRNADVAPPRWIQFRIGINLGDVIVDQNDIFGDGVNVAARLETLAEPGGICISSAVRDQLGERLDGVAFEDIGEQNVKNIARAIRVYRIRLEDAPASTPAGATAAAKPTGKSKKPSIAVLPFANMSGDPEQEFFADGLTEDIITELSRFHDLLVISRNSTFVYKGKSVKVQDVGREFGVDYVIEGSVRKAGDRVRVTVQLIDAETDRHIWAERYDGELKDIFAIQDEMTRAIAATLPGRVEAATHDRANRKPTDNMAAYECVLAAKVLHHRSNREDNARAQLLLDRALELDASYAHAHAWKACVLGQTWVYNWCADRDATFEQVASELETALVLDDNDSDVHRILAALNLNRDDHDKATYHQERALALNPNYDLVVVQQGELLTWLGRPEEGIDWIKKAMRLNPYHPERFWSHLGRAYYCAEKYAEAAEAFSRISRPDHTHHAFLAGIFAQMGNAVAAGAHAAEVLKREPAFSVANHLATQHYKQQVDRQRYEAGLLRAGLPA from the coding sequence ATGGATGTGCCGGGACCAGAGCGCAGGCTTGCCGCGGTTCTTGCCGCCGACATGGTCGGCTTCAGCCGGCTGATGGAGGTCGACGAGGCCGGCACCCTTGCGCGCCTCAAGACCCATCGTGTCGAACTCATTGATCCCGCCATTGCGAAGAATCGCGGCCGTATCATCAAGACGACCGGCGACGGCATGCTCGCCGAATTCCACAGCGTCGTCGATGCGGTGCTATGCGCGGCCGAGGTTCAGCGCCGCATGGCGCGGCGTAATGCCGATGTCGCGCCGCCGCGGTGGATCCAATTCCGCATCGGCATCAATCTCGGCGACGTCATCGTCGATCAGAACGACATTTTCGGCGATGGCGTCAACGTCGCGGCGCGGCTGGAGACGCTGGCCGAGCCTGGAGGAATCTGCATCTCCAGCGCGGTTCGCGACCAGCTGGGCGAGCGGCTCGATGGCGTCGCATTCGAGGACATCGGCGAGCAGAACGTCAAGAACATCGCGCGCGCCATCCGCGTCTACCGGATCCGATTGGAGGATGCGCCGGCAAGCACGCCAGCCGGTGCGACGGCCGCCGCAAAGCCGACGGGCAAGTCGAAGAAGCCGTCGATCGCAGTGCTGCCGTTCGCCAATATGAGCGGCGATCCGGAGCAGGAGTTCTTTGCAGACGGTCTCACCGAGGACATCATCACCGAGCTTTCCCGCTTCCACGACCTGCTGGTGATCTCGCGCAACTCGACCTTCGTGTACAAGGGAAAGTCGGTCAAGGTACAGGATGTTGGCCGCGAATTCGGTGTCGACTACGTCATCGAGGGAAGCGTGCGAAAGGCCGGGGATCGCGTCCGCGTCACCGTGCAGCTGATCGATGCGGAGACGGATCGGCACATTTGGGCCGAGCGTTACGACGGCGAGCTCAAGGACATCTTCGCTATCCAGGACGAGATGACCCGGGCGATCGCTGCCACGTTGCCCGGCCGCGTCGAGGCGGCGACGCACGATCGCGCGAACCGCAAGCCGACGGACAATATGGCGGCCTACGAATGCGTGCTGGCCGCGAAGGTCTTGCACCATCGCTCCAATCGCGAAGACAATGCACGGGCGCAGCTTCTGCTCGACCGGGCGCTCGAACTCGACGCCAGCTATGCGCACGCGCATGCGTGGAAGGCGTGCGTTCTGGGCCAGACCTGGGTCTATAATTGGTGCGCGGATCGCGACGCTACCTTTGAGCAGGTGGCTTCAGAGCTGGAAACCGCGCTGGTCCTCGACGACAATGACAGCGACGTCCATCGCATCCTCGCGGCACTCAATCTGAATCGCGACGACCATGATAAGGCCACTTACCATCAGGAACGCGCGCTCGCGCTCAACCCGAACTATGATCTCGTGGTGGTGCAGCAGGGCGAACTGCTGACTTGGCTGGGGAGGCCGGAGGAGGGCATCGACTGGATCAAGAAGGCGATGCGGCTCAACCCATATCACCCGGAACGATTCTGGAGCCATCTCGGGCGTGCCTATTACTGTGCCGAGAAATACGCCGAAGCCGCCGAAGCTTTCTCGCGGATCTCACGTCCCGATCACACCCATCATGCGTTCCTTGCCGGGATCTTCGCGCAGATGGGCAATGCAGTGGCTGCCGGTGCGCACGCGGCCGAAGTTCTCAAGCGTGAGCCGGCGTTCTCGGTGGCCAATCATCTTGCTACCCAGCATTACAAGCAGCAGGTCGATCGTCAGCGCTATGAGGCAGGCCTTCTTCGGGCAGGCCTGCCGGCTTGA
- a CDS encoding DUF882 domain-containing protein codes for MLTGLARQLAVLSLSHAGVKAGSRIGLAAALLLAAAGSVHDAAALNETKTLSFHHTHSGEDLTVTFKRDGRYDEAALKQLNHFLRDWRTQDETVMDRRLFDILWEVYRDVDGKQPIQIISSYRSPATNAMLRRRSSGVARASQHMLGHAMDFYIPGVPLEQIRFAGLRLQRGGVGFYPTSGSPFVHLDTGSVRHWPRMTHDQLARVFPDGKTVHLPTDGVPLKNYELAKAEIERRGSGDDAGSKPNFFAALFKGKSAAPAASDEDDEGAPAPAARPAAPTVVAATAKPAEPVPTPRAKPQIATAIQLASADAQIVAPPKPKPAPVADKPASGKPETPADIINARGLWDDVPATPQQATPAQVAALKARQALAAATDPQPTASVPNAALQALAFAPAASPVDRANVVAASAPIPRTARPRSVAQAAEINTVVGKSIDGRIATATRLSAAKGESIWLKIVMLSPSASRAMSVTLMGELDTAALRGYFVKPKAVIAMGFSDDPMLGLSCDNFSGSATAKLETTSFVVRTAALR; via the coding sequence GTGCTGACTGGTCTCGCACGCCAACTTGCTGTGCTGTCGTTGTCCCATGCGGGCGTGAAGGCCGGATCCCGGATCGGCCTCGCGGCTGCATTGCTGCTTGCGGCCGCCGGTTCGGTTCATGACGCCGCCGCGCTGAACGAGACCAAGACGCTCTCGTTCCACCACACCCATTCCGGCGAAGACCTCACCGTCACCTTCAAGCGTGACGGGCGCTATGACGAGGCGGCGCTGAAGCAGCTCAACCATTTCCTGCGCGACTGGCGCACCCAGGACGAGACGGTGATGGACCGCCGCCTGTTCGACATCCTCTGGGAAGTCTATCGGGACGTCGACGGCAAGCAGCCCATCCAGATCATCTCCTCCTATCGCTCTCCCGCCACCAACGCCATGCTCCGCCGCCGCTCCTCCGGCGTGGCGCGCGCCAGCCAGCACATGCTGGGACATGCGATGGACTTCTACATCCCCGGCGTGCCGCTGGAGCAGATCCGCTTCGCGGGCCTGCGCCTGCAGCGCGGCGGCGTCGGCTTCTATCCCACCTCCGGCTCGCCTTTCGTGCACCTCGACACCGGCAGCGTCCGGCACTGGCCGCGCATGACGCATGACCAGCTCGCGCGCGTGTTCCCGGACGGCAAGACGGTGCATCTGCCAACCGACGGCGTGCCGCTGAAGAACTATGAGCTCGCCAAGGCCGAGATCGAGCGCCGCGGCAGCGGCGACGATGCCGGCAGCAAGCCGAATTTCTTCGCCGCGCTGTTCAAGGGCAAGTCGGCAGCTCCGGCCGCCAGCGACGAGGATGACGAGGGCGCGCCCGCTCCGGCCGCGAGGCCGGCGGCACCGACCGTCGTCGCAGCCACCGCCAAGCCCGCAGAGCCGGTGCCGACGCCGCGCGCCAAGCCGCAGATCGCCACAGCGATCCAGCTCGCCTCGGCCGATGCGCAGATCGTCGCGCCGCCCAAGCCGAAGCCCGCGCCCGTGGCTGACAAGCCCGCTTCCGGCAAGCCGGAGACCCCGGCCGACATCATCAATGCGCGCGGCCTCTGGGATGACGTTCCTGCGACGCCGCAGCAGGCGACGCCGGCGCAGGTCGCAGCGCTGAAGGCGCGCCAGGCGCTGGCTGCGGCTACCGATCCGCAACCAACAGCGAGCGTGCCCAACGCGGCCCTCCAGGCCCTGGCTTTCGCGCCGGCGGCCTCGCCGGTCGACCGCGCCAATGTCGTCGCCGCTTCCGCGCCGATCCCGCGCACCGCCCGTCCCCGCAGCGTGGCCCAGGCAGCGGAGATCAACACGGTGGTCGGCAAGAGCATCGACGGCAGGATCGCAACCGCGACCCGCCTCTCCGCGGCCAAGGGCGAGAGCATCTGGCTCAAGATCGTGATGCTGTCGCCGAGCGCCAGCCGCGCGATGTCGGTGACGCTGATGGGCGAACTCGATACCGCGGCGCTGCGCGGCTATTTCGTCAAGCCGAAGGCCGTGATCGCGATGGGCTTCTCCGACGATCCGATGCTGGGCCTGTCCTGCGACAATTTCTCGGGCAGCGCGACCGCAAAGCTCGAGACGACGTCGTTCGTCGTGCGCACCGCCGCGCTGCGCTGA
- a CDS encoding murein L,D-transpeptidase: protein MRDCLNHRVGFDRVLMTVAATFLTVSASSALAQDQVRSSAAELAIEAAIPRPEPANVPPPTAADIKLDTTATVQDSTKDAARDSAKTDVAPAPDKVETKPSDVVTTPAPEAPKSETAKTEPAKTEPAKADTATATPAAPAAPAAEPVKAASTVPAADQPVADRLKDMIGAKTSRHFDRKNERAAVEKFYGARDFAPVWTQGGSLTAAAKGVIARLKDAASDGLNPADYPVPDFAAATTPDALADAELKLTAGMFDYARHAQSGRMHWSQVSGDILYPEHPVEPGEVLAKVTTASDASAALDSYNPPHKLYKELKAKLAELRGQGSGPVIEIADGPALKYTPAGKKQAEIVVEDPRVPQLRAKLGLAENASDTRYDAAVAEAVRKFQTSVELKPTGILDDKTVKALNTPKRDKQIDVVLVNMERWRWLPRDLGTPALGDAYVILNIPDFTLKVMQRGQQVWTTRVVTGKPGSHATPLLTETMKYITVNPTWNVPPSIVYNEYLPALQQDPTVLQRMGLRLEQNRDGSVHISQPPGEANALGRIRFNFPNKFLVYQHDTPDKHLFARDERAFSHGCMRVQNPDQYASVLLNIAMPNEKYTPERVRSMYGKSEIDLKFPTPIPVNITYQTAFVDDAGKLQFRKDVYGRDATMINILKNNRGKDLEAVVAHSQPSYSRPATTLPSGVAVANSGFGSSGPNFFERLFGAPTQAAPPAPVGRRPQRVFTR from the coding sequence ATGCGTGACTGTTTGAACCATCGTGTGGGCTTTGACCGTGTCTTGATGACGGTCGCGGCAACCTTCCTCACGGTGTCGGCCAGCTCGGCCCTGGCGCAGGATCAGGTGCGCAGCAGCGCCGCCGAGCTCGCGATCGAAGCTGCGATCCCGCGCCCCGAGCCCGCAAACGTCCCGCCCCCGACTGCAGCCGACATCAAGCTCGACACCACCGCCACGGTGCAGGATTCGACGAAGGACGCTGCGAGGGACTCCGCCAAGACGGACGTCGCACCAGCGCCGGACAAGGTCGAGACCAAGCCGTCCGACGTTGTCACCACACCCGCGCCAGAAGCGCCGAAGAGCGAGACTGCGAAGACCGAGCCGGCAAAGACCGAGCCTGCCAAGGCCGACACCGCGACCGCCACCCCGGCGGCTCCCGCAGCACCGGCCGCCGAGCCGGTGAAGGCCGCAAGCACCGTGCCCGCCGCCGACCAGCCGGTCGCGGACAGGCTCAAGGACATGATCGGCGCCAAGACCTCGCGCCATTTCGACCGCAAGAACGAGCGGGCGGCCGTCGAGAAGTTTTACGGCGCGCGCGACTTCGCGCCGGTCTGGACGCAAGGCGGCAGCCTGACTGCTGCGGCCAAGGGCGTGATCGCGCGGCTCAAGGACGCGGCCTCCGACGGTCTCAATCCCGCCGACTATCCGGTGCCGGATTTCGCCGCCGCCACGACGCCCGATGCGCTGGCCGATGCCGAGCTCAAGCTCACCGCCGGGATGTTCGACTACGCCCGCCACGCCCAGAGCGGCCGCATGCATTGGTCGCAGGTCAGCGGCGACATCCTCTATCCCGAGCACCCGGTCGAGCCCGGCGAGGTACTCGCCAAGGTCACGACCGCGAGCGACGCCTCCGCGGCGCTCGACAGCTACAACCCGCCGCACAAGCTCTACAAGGAGCTGAAGGCCAAGCTCGCCGAGCTGCGCGGCCAGGGCAGCGGTCCGGTGATCGAGATCGCCGACGGTCCGGCGCTGAAATATACCCCGGCCGGCAAGAAGCAGGCTGAGATCGTCGTGGAAGATCCGCGCGTGCCGCAACTGCGCGCCAAGCTCGGCCTCGCCGAGAATGCCAGCGACACCCGCTACGACGCTGCGGTGGCCGAAGCCGTGCGCAAATTCCAGACCAGCGTCGAGCTGAAGCCGACCGGCATCCTCGACGACAAGACGGTCAAGGCGCTCAACACTCCCAAGCGCGACAAGCAGATCGACGTGGTGCTGGTGAACATGGAGCGCTGGCGCTGGCTGCCGCGCGACCTCGGCACGCCGGCGCTGGGCGATGCCTATGTCATCCTCAACATTCCGGACTTCACGCTGAAGGTGATGCAGCGCGGCCAGCAGGTCTGGACCACCCGCGTCGTGACCGGCAAGCCGGGTTCGCATGCGACCCCGCTGCTCACCGAGACGATGAAGTACATCACGGTCAATCCGACCTGGAACGTGCCGCCGTCGATCGTCTACAACGAATACCTGCCGGCCCTGCAGCAGGACCCGACCGTGCTTCAGCGCATGGGCCTCAGGCTGGAGCAGAACCGTGACGGTTCGGTGCACATCTCGCAGCCACCCGGCGAGGCCAACGCGCTCGGACGCATCCGCTTCAACTTCCCGAACAAGTTCCTGGTCTATCAGCACGACACGCCGGACAAGCATTTGTTCGCCCGGGACGAGCGCGCCTTCAGCCATGGCTGCATGCGCGTGCAGAATCCGGATCAGTACGCCTCCGTGCTGCTCAACATCGCCATGCCGAACGAGAAGTACACGCCGGAGCGCGTGCGCAGCATGTACGGCAAGAGCGAGATCGACCTGAAATTTCCGACCCCGATCCCGGTCAACATCACCTATCAGACCGCGTTCGTGGACGACGCCGGCAAGTTGCAATTCCGCAAGGACGTCTATGGCCGCGACGCGACCATGATCAACATCCTGAAGAACAACCGCGGCAAGGACCTCGAGGCCGTCGTGGCGCATTCCCAGCCGAGCTATTCGCGTCCGGCGACGACGCTGCCCTCCGGGGTGGCCGTGGCTAACAGCGGCTTCGGCTCGTCCGGGCCCAATTTCTTCGAGCGGCTGTTCGGGGCGCCCACCCAGGCCGCGCCGCCGGCGCCGGTCGGCCGCCGTCCGCAGCGGGTGTTTACCCGCTGA
- a CDS encoding sigma-54 dependent transcriptional regulator codes for MAASILIADDDAVARRLVENMVQKCGYETVVVDSGDAAIAALTAPDGPAIDAVILDLVMPGLDGMGVLAKIREAGLSVPVIVQTAHGGIDNVISAMRAGAADFVVKPVGVERLQVSLRNALNTSALKGELQRIRHSREGRLTFSDIITRSEAMAGVMRAAQKAANSAIPVLIEGESGVGKEMFARAIHGSGERKAKPFVAVNCGAIPDNLVESILFGHEKGAFTGATERHTGKFVEAHGGTLFLDEVSELPLTAQVKLLRALQEGAVESVGGRKPLKVDVRIISATNRKLLERVKQGHFREDLFYRLHVLPLTIPSLRARREDIPHLLRHFIARFAAEENRPITGISGEAVAHLAQLDWPGNIRQLENAVYRAVVMSDGDQLALGDFPLLASQPHPATEIPTAPLMLEPAATPSLVSGNEIPIAPLPLVGTLSMLTATGDVRPLEDMENEIIRFAISHYRGQMSEVARRLKIGRSTLYRKLDEAGVPSHGGKSGEETH; via the coding sequence ATGGCTGCCAGTATTTTGATCGCCGACGACGACGCTGTAGCCCGCCGGCTGGTCGAGAACATGGTGCAGAAATGCGGCTATGAGACGGTCGTCGTGGACTCCGGCGACGCCGCAATCGCCGCCCTCACCGCTCCCGACGGACCAGCCATCGACGCCGTCATCCTCGATCTCGTGATGCCCGGCCTCGACGGCATGGGCGTATTGGCCAAGATCCGCGAAGCCGGCCTGAGCGTCCCCGTCATCGTGCAGACCGCCCATGGCGGCATCGACAACGTGATCTCCGCGATGCGCGCGGGCGCGGCCGATTTCGTCGTCAAGCCGGTCGGCGTCGAGCGGCTCCAGGTCTCGCTGCGCAACGCGCTCAACACGTCCGCGCTCAAGGGCGAATTGCAGCGCATCCGTCACAGCCGCGAAGGACGGCTCACCTTCTCCGACATCATCACCCGCTCCGAAGCGATGGCGGGCGTGATGCGTGCCGCCCAGAAGGCGGCAAACTCCGCGATCCCCGTGCTGATCGAGGGCGAGTCCGGTGTCGGCAAGGAGATGTTCGCGCGCGCCATCCATGGCAGCGGCGAGCGCAAGGCCAAGCCGTTCGTCGCGGTCAATTGCGGCGCGATTCCAGACAACCTCGTCGAGTCCATCCTGTTCGGGCATGAGAAGGGCGCCTTCACCGGCGCCACCGAGCGGCACACCGGCAAGTTCGTCGAGGCTCATGGCGGCACGCTGTTTCTGGACGAGGTCAGCGAGCTGCCGCTGACGGCGCAAGTGAAGCTGCTGCGCGCGCTCCAGGAAGGCGCCGTGGAATCGGTCGGCGGCCGCAAGCCGCTCAAGGTCGACGTCCGCATCATCTCGGCCACCAATCGCAAGCTGCTGGAGCGGGTCAAGCAGGGACATTTCCGCGAAGACCTGTTCTATCGGCTGCACGTGTTGCCGCTAACGATCCCCTCGCTGCGCGCGCGGCGCGAGGATATCCCGCATCTGCTCAGGCATTTCATCGCGCGCTTCGCCGCCGAGGAGAACCGCCCGATCACCGGGATCAGCGGCGAGGCGGTGGCCCACCTTGCCCAGCTCGACTGGCCCGGCAACATCCGCCAGCTCGAGAACGCGGTCTACCGCGCCGTGGTGATGAGCGACGGAGACCAGCTCGCTCTCGGCGACTTCCCGCTGCTCGCCTCGCAGCCACATCCCGCCACGGAAATTCCGACCGCCCCGCTGATGCTCGAGCCGGCGGCGACGCCCTCCCTGGTGTCGGGTAACGAAATACCAATCGCTCCGCTCCCCCTGGTGGGAACGCTCTCCATGCTCACTGCGACCGGGGATGTCCGCCCGCTGGAAGACATGGAGAACGAGATCATCCGTTTCGCGATCTCGCACTATCGCGGCCAGATGTCCGAAGTGGCTCGCCGCCTCAAGATCGGCCGCTCGACGCTCTACCGCAAACTCGACGAGGCCGGGGTTCCCAGCCATGGCGGCAAAAGCGGTGAGGAGACGCACTGA